From the Lolium rigidum isolate FL_2022 chromosome 2, APGP_CSIRO_Lrig_0.1, whole genome shotgun sequence genome, one window contains:
- the LOC124690166 gene encoding receptor-like serine/threonine-protein kinase SD1-8, giving the protein MRAYARTLLLLVTTTFVSISIATDTIDLTASITGNQTLVSARGVFRLGFFTPPGSSDGRTYIGIWYASIPVQTIVWVANRQDPVVRSPGVLKLSTDGRLVIVDSQNTTVWSSAAPTRDITSSATARLLDSGNLVVSHDGSGSPESVAWQSFDYPTDTQLPGMKIGVDRRTGIDRNITSWSSPSDPSPGPYTFKLLPAGLPEFFLFRGAAKIYASGPWNGVGLTGVPDHLKNWDYTFTVVSNPDETYCAYYIAASSPLLSRFVVDGAAGLLQRYVWGGDGAWNSFWYHPTDPCDSYAKCGAFGFGHCDTAQTPECRCLPGFQPRSPRQWSFRDGSAGCVRRTNLSCGHGDGFWPVNNMKLPETTGATVHADMTLDECRQACLANCSCRAYAAANVSGGVSRGCVIWAVDLLDMRQYPVVVQDVYIRLAQSEVDAMIKVQSGKRRRPIVIAVAATISGVLLLGAVGCFCFWRNRATRKKGQAQAPGSRDNVLPFRVRKHTDLSPAREQRLYQNKMSGEDDIDLPLLDLAVILASTDSFAAESKLGEGGFGPVYLGRLEDGQEVAVKRLSTKSSQGVEEFKNEVKLIAKLQHKNLVRLLGCCIDGDERLLVYEFMPNNSLDTFIFDAEKRKLLEWNKRFEIILGIARGLLYLHEDSRFKIIHRDMKASNVLLDRNMVPKISDFGIARMFGGDETTAYTLKVIGTYGYMSPEYAMEGVFSIKSDIYSFGVMVLEIVSGKKIRGFYHADLGLNLCGYAWMLWKEGRSSELLDEAMGSSCDHGQVRRCIQVALMCVDIQPRNRAVMSTVVMMLASENTTLPEPNEPGVNAGRNTSDTGSSRTQSEFTVTATDTSLAPFLAPPPRFLLPVGLVEQRPGLDVLDRLPGLLHRDGADDRREMQPLGLLLRRGQHQSARMSRSSSSSGFGTSGAARQCSADVGGLSDVENANGGRRLLVSPSLAP; this is encoded by the exons ATGAGGGCGTATGCGCGCACTCTCCTCCTCCTTGTCACGACCACCTTCGTCTCCATCTCGATCGCTACCGACACCATCGACCTGACCGCGTCCATCACCGGCAACCAGACGCTCGTCTCGGCCCGTGGCGTGTTCAGGCTGGGCTTCTTCACCCCGCCCGGCAGCTCCGACGGCAGAACCTACATCGGCATTTGGTACGCGAGCATCCCAGTGCAGACCATCGTGTGGGTCGCCAACCGCCAGGACCCTGTCGTCAGATCCCCCGGCGTCCTCAAGCTCTCCACCGACGGCCGCCTCGTGATCGTTGACAGCCAGAACACCACCGTTTGGTCCTCCGCCGCGCCCACCAGGGACATAACAAGCAGCGCCACCGCTCGGCTTCTCGACAGCGGCAACCTCGTGGTGAGCCACGACGGGAGCGGCTCGCCGGAGAGCGTGGCGTGGCAGAGCTTCGACTACCCGACGGACACGCAGCTCCCCGGCATGAAGATCGGAGTGGACCGCAGGACCGGCATCGACAGGAACATCACGTCGTGGAGCAGCCCGAGCGACCCGTCGCCGGGGCCCTACACGTTCAAGCTGCTCCCGGCCGGGCTGCCCGAGTTCTTCCTCTTCCGTGGCGCGGCCAAGATCTACGCGAGCGGGCCGTGGAACGGCGTGGGGCTCACCGGCGTGCCGGACCATCTCAAGAACTGGGACTACACCTTCACCGTGGTGTCGAACCCCGACGAGACCTACTGCGCCTACTacatcgccgcctcgtcgccgctGCTGTCGCGGTTCGTGGTGGACGGCGCGGCGGGGCTGCTGCAGCGGTACGTgtggggcggcgacggcgcgtgGAACAGCTTCTGGTACCACCCGACGGACCCGTGCGACAGCTACGCCAAGTGCGGGGCCTTCGGCTTCGGGCACTGCGACACCGCCCAGACGCCGGAGTGTCGGTGCCTGCCGGGGTTCCAGCCCCGGTCGCCGCGGCAGTGGAGTTTCAGGGACGGGTCTGCTGGCTGCGTCAGGCGGACCAACCTGAGCTGCGGCCACGGCGACGGGTTCTGGCCGGTGAACAATATGAAGCTGCCGGAGACGACTGGCGCGACTGTGCACGCCGACATGACGCTGGACGAGTGCCGGCAGGCGTGCCTGGCGAACTGCAGCTGCAGAGCGTACGCCGCCGCGAACGTTAGCGGGGGCGTCAGCCGCGGCTGCGTCATCTGGGCGGTCGACCTGCTCGACATGAGGCAGTATCCGGTGGTCGTGCAGGATGTGTACATCCGGCTCGCGCAGTCAGAGGTTGATGCCATGATCAAGGTCCAATCAG GCAAACGCCGACGCCCCATAGTGATCGCCGTCGCTGCGACTATTTCTGGCGTGCTTCTTCTGGGAGCCGTTGGCTGCTTCTGTTTCTGGAGAAACAGggcgacgaggaagaagggtcAGGCTCAGGCTCCAGGCAGTCGGGACAACGTGCTTCCATTCAGGGTCAGGAAGCACACTGATTTGAGCCCAGCACGGGAACAACGGCTCTATCAGAACAAGATGAGTGGTGAAGACGACATCGACCTTCCATTGCTCGATCTAGCGGTGATTCTAGCCTCCACCGACAGCTTCGCAGCGGAGAGCAAGCTAGGAGAAGGTGGATTTGGCCCTGTTTATTTG GGAAGGCTGGAGGATGGGCAAGAAGTAGCTGTGAAGAGGCTGTCTACGAAATCATCACAGGGAGTTGAGGAATTCAAGAACGAGGTGAAACTGATCGCCAAGCTTCAGCACAAGAACCTCGTGAGGCTGCTCGGCTGCTGCATCGACGGCGATGAGAGGTTGCTGGTGTACGAGTTCATGCCCAACAACAGCCTGGATACCTTCATATTTG ATGCAGAAAAGCGCAAATTGCTAGAATGGAACAAACGCTTCGAGATCATTCTAGGGATCGCACGGGGCCTGCTCTATCTCCACGAGGATTCGAGGTTCAAGATCATCCACAGGGATATGAAGGCAAGCAACGTGTTACTGGACAGAAACATGGTCCCCAAGATATCGGACTTCGGCATCGCAAGGATGTTCGGAGGTGATGAGACCACTGCGTACACCCTGAAGGTCATCGGGACATA CGGCTACATGTCTCCAGAGTACGCCATGGAAGGCGTGTTCTCCATAAAATCCGACATCTACAGCTTCGGCGTCATGGTGCTTGAGATCGTCAGTGGCAAGAAGATTCGAGGCTTCTACCATGCAGACCTTGGTCTAAACCTTTGCGGCTAT GCGTGGATGCTGTGGAAGGAAGGCAGGAGCTCGGAACTTCTGGATGAGGCGATGGGCAGCAGCTGTGATCACGGTCAGGTGCGGCGATGCATACAGGTTGCTCTCATGTGTGTTGACATTCAGCCTAGGAACAGGGCGGTGATGTCTACAGTCGTCATGATGCTTGCTAGTGAGAATACCACCTTGCCAGAGCCAAATGAGCCTGGAGTGAACGCCGGGAGGAACACGTCCGACACAGGATCATCTCGAACTCAAAGCGAGTTCACCGTAACTGCAACAGATACTAG CCTGGCGCctttcctcgcgccgccgcctcgcttcCTCCTCCCGGTGGGCCTGGTCGAGCAACGCCCAGGCCTCGACGTCCTCGACCGCCTGCCGGGCCTCCTCCATCGCGATGGTGCGGATGACCGCCGCGAGATGCAGccacttggcctcctcctccgccgcggacAGCACCAGAGCGCGCGCATGTCcaggtcgtcgtcgtcctccggctTCGGCACCAGCGGCGCGGCGCGCCAATGCAGCGCCGACgtaggcggcctctccgatgtagaGAACGCCAACGGAGGACGGCGGCTGCTGGTCTCGCCATCGTTGGCGCCATGA